Below is a genomic region from Halictus rubicundus isolate RS-2024b chromosome 11, iyHalRubi1_principal, whole genome shotgun sequence.
GGTAAATGATTGTTAATTAATATCGTAAAGAAATTTGTATcgattgtttaattattttatcgaaTTTGAATAGGCCAAGGGCCATCCGTACATGAACCCACCATCGTCTGTTGTGACGGTCCCTTCTTTAACGATGTTCGGTATGAAACGATATCCAAACGCGGTAAACGTTTACACGGCACCACCTGCAGCTGCTGCACCATCCGTTGCACCCAGTTCTATGCCAAATGCCGAGGTCGAGTTAAAACAGGTAGTGCAATTCAATTTAAATACCGAAGATGcagcattatttttatttttatgagaaTCACCACTCGAGTATATTGATTGCAGATCTTCGAAATGTTTCCGAACGTTGACAAGGAAGTAATTAAGTCTGTTTACGATGTGAATCAAGGGAAAAAGGATATAACTATAAATTCATTGCTTCAGATGTGTGAAtaagtaatttttttaatggaaattacTTTATTTAATTCCAAAGGCCATATTTGTATTTTCTGCTATACGCTGTATTACTTTCAGAATGTAATATATGTGCGATCTATTGTCATGCGTATTATGGTTTTAACGATTAGGAAGTTTCGTAAGGAGATTCATGAGACTTTATTGGGCAGGGAAATATATTTTCTATGAAAGTACCATTCTTAATCTTTCCGATATTTATTGATCctttatttctctttctttctctctctctcaccctcccTCCTTACTCGGTTTATTATGAACGTTTGTATCGTTTAAGCAACCTTTACATTtgaaagagaaaaattgaaaaacataGTTCTGATCTCAATTAAAAAAATCCTATTGAGACTTTATTCTTTACTAAAGTACGATGGCATAAAAAGTAAGCACGACGTATATTCATAACGTTTTACGTTGAAAATTATAAGCGAACATTCAAACCTCGATGAACTTACAATTTTGgatagtaaatataaaatatgttaACAGAATATTCTATATACGTGCTTCTCTCCGCTGTTTCCGTTACCAAGTTAGAAAAATGTTTGTAACTTCtttagtaattaaaatatatagaaatttatatattaaattatgtACGATTTCCTTGACTTCATCTATGCCTCATATTCCATAGATATAAATTTCTGAATCTTCTATTTACATCACCATCTACAATGAATCAGTCCTTTGCATTCAAATCATTAAAtttcttaatatttattattaggtATCCCTTAGTATTTCGTGCACAACCATTCCCAAATATCAAAGATATGCAATGATTTTATGAACTAGACAGACCACACATAAAAGTATGTGCTCTGCCAGTGTGGAAGATATCTTTTTATCGGTTCTGCGATTAACTTAGCGAAAGGCACATTCTTGGATAATGCGGTAAGGAAAGCATATATCCGAACTCTACTACATTTATCATAAAATGGAGATCTTAGAATGTAAAGCAATAGGGCGGCTCTTCGTCTATGTAACTCTCGTCTGTCCTCGTTACTAAATGCAGTTGCCTTTATTTCCTTATTGAATATTTGTAAACTAGAAGAGACAACGTATAGTTTTTACATACTGTTCCCCAATTGAATTATTCTTTTAAATTATTAGTAGAATGTTATTTACCTAAGCAAATCAATGACTAATGACAGTAACCATGGTGGCCATTGTTTTTCGCCAGTTACAGATATACAACCTAGATGGAACAGTGGTTTCATAATATACAAACTCTAAAAAAGAAGAACCATATTaaacataattaataataattaataactcTACAATAACCGGTAAAGTACAGTGAAATCATTTACCTCCGCTAAAGCtatatttctttctaatttAGAGGAAGAGTCTAAATTATCATGAATACTAGGAGATAGAGGCTCCCATGTGCGCGTATGGATTGAATTTGTGCCCCTTATGCTTCTGACAACAGTGCCGGATCGTTTCAACTTGAATCCTTCTTTTATTTTCTCCTCCTCAGACTCGTTCAACTTATTTCTATTCAGCGGTTTCAATGGAGGACTCTTTACTATCCGTTCTTTATATACATGTACCAACAAAAGTCTCAACACAGCTCTAAAAACAATTTATGTACATGCACTTTTAATGTTCTCCTCTCCAACCATTAAATGTACAAGAACTTGGAAATACCAACAACTTACTTGAATATTTGTACCGTAATAATTATAAACCATTTACCGGTGTGTCCCCAATGTTTCTTAACAGAGATCTCAAACAGAGTTTCCGTATATTCAACAACGGTTAACCAGATTTTGATTTTCGATTTGAATTGGGGGAACTTTAGATGCAAATGCCTTCCACTGCACATTAACAAATCATTAAAAAGCACTATCAGATTCGATAGAGAGTAAATGAGCTCTGAGGTCAATGTGGAATTATTGAAACGACCTGGAAAAAATTAATGTCGAGAATATATCAAAACGAAAAcattatatattgttaaaaaaggAACAATTTTTTCGAACCAGCTGTAAAGTAAGATAAACATTGGATCGTTTCTTCCAAATCTGCCAGTAACTTTGGATTCTCGATAACCCATTTTCTGTAGGGTTCGATGATTTTTAATATGGAAGAGTTTACTTTATCAAACACCATTGTTGTTCTCcttaaaaatttaatcaaaCCCTCATCAATATTCAATTTCGATTGTCCTCCAGTCGTCAACGTATAAAAACAACTCTATTTTCTACATTTCCAGAGAGGAACACCATTGGCTCGTTCCGATAGAACGTGCAATCCAGTGCAATCACACAACGTGAAATTGCATTTTTCTTACATTTGTCATTTACGACTGTAATGGACTTTAAATACAAAAGAAGACAGCTGGAGCGACACTGGCTGTGGCCGAGGCAAGAGGAGAGCTTATCTTTTCATAATTTGATTCGCTGACATTGTCACTTCGACCAATAGCAAAATTCTGTGTAcctattaattaaataataaccaATCAGATTCACATTCCTTACGGCTGCCTTCTTTAGGTACAGCGACGGGCGTACTTTTGTTTACATGGTTTCTATACGTTTGTGTGTCTAATGTTTTATAAACAAttagattttttaatttaaattatattttttccgttctttttgTATCTGTTTCCGACCTTTCGCAGAAACGAAATCCGTCCGccatagccgcgctctgattggtccgtatttttcgttaataacttgaaAACAAAGCGTTTCGACATAGTGATGGGCACCatcgactaaatcgatagtagccaactactatCTGCTAGTAGTGGTTGGGTTACTattgtagggagtatcgttgactccctagtgcatccgctaggcgacgcagcgggcgccaataaataggagcacgactctatgtgtCTAGGGACTTTCCCCGAGACactctcggcgtcctccctaggcaccagtcgcactgagtctgccgccacgtgcagatacaaataaagttcctcttgccaacatacacgtgcctagttctttacctggatggtaggccccatacctacactattttcagtcgactgttttacacgtcgccatcttgaaatttcaaatgtcagtgtcacgatgaaacgaaaaggttagaaatacatgattatgacaggacgtgtaaatatgcaagtaatgaaatatgtaatagatatttcaatactttaattcatattagatgttaaaatctgattgctatttatgcgatataaactatatatgtgatatacgtAGGCATAGACTATAGCCTGAATCTAGACgtaaccactaaaacgaaatttcagtcgactaaaaactatcgactaaatattcgatagtatgtagtaactaaatagtaattagtcgatagttgaatttagtcgataatgcccatcaCTATTTCGACGCGAATTAGCAAAGGAAAAatcttgagtcgccacgctccaaacaggaactaggagaagcttcctagcgatcttcacgctacaaacggcagctaggagaagctcgaataacagtgtgcgtgccgtgtgcgtgtgccatggtgtgctgcacacaacgctagatcgtacaaggttgcaagggttcgggaggccacgatttatggttcgataatgcaaagatcgggcttctcaagggtgaaaagcgttagataaaagataaatctagatcgcttgactaccggcaggtcctacttttgcgttttctaggcgtaatttgcaaaattagGCAGAATTTGCACATaaggacaattttcttaaataaccgggttcttatggagatCGTTGGACTCAAGCGATCTagcagtgacatatacaatgtcaatgcaacctttattgtattgtataattacgtattaaacacaggAATCGTGGCCTCCGAAAACCATCCCGCAGCTATTATTTCgattaaatatagttccggcatttttcgctacgagcgcagtattctgtttccgatcattgtcgcatgatgcctgtcagagaggctatctgagcacgcgtggccgacatcgtaaacaacggcgctgccgtagcttcgttcgaacagccgtgccgcgatgagaatagcaaggtttcgggaagcggcgattcctgactctataatacaaaggtggggcctgtcagtggacaaaagcggtagatgaaggataaatctagatcgcttgaccaccggcaggtcctacttttgcgttttcgagcaacattttccattattcggtcgcatgatgcctgccgtagcttcgttcgaacagccgtgtcgcggcacactcacacaccgccaagtcgtgtacctacgagaatcgcaagggtccgggatgcggcgattcattgcttgataatgcaaaatggcagagttgggcaaaatatttatctaaataaaaattagataagtaatacagcccatagatgactaaaggttgaaagtactccaaaaatatttttccggaaaattattaaaaaatagtttaaacatagttaaaaaatgtttttacaatagcgtaacaacaatcatacggctagaaatagaaaaaacatctgattaaagagaaaATCACCTCAGGCATCACCCCTTCCTATTTCCTACACTTTTTCTGGGATACTCtgcatatataaataaaataagaatatcTTACGTACTCATGACTAATAGAGAATTCAATACGATGAAATAATGGGAAAAATAAAGttattgcaaaagaaaaatatatcttTTTTCGGACATTTAATTTATTGCACTTATTAATCAGATTATAAGCAGGCAGGTTCTCTTCTTGCTTTTTCTTGTCTGTTTATATCGAATAGTTATAATTAGCAGAAGCACAGACGAGTTTCGTCTGTGACGAcactgtcagcagattttagttccagttggtaatacaggatgtgacacgaaaatggtaatggggttattTGACCCCATAAAAGTGAGCCAcgaaaatacattggatgataggtctatcctatacctcgtctgtggtattgAGTATATTTACATTGCCGGTGAAAAATTCATATCAAAATAATGAGTGTGACTCTAACAACTTCATCGATTGACCAGAATGGGACTAAGTActcagaaaatgaaaatgaacacGAGGAATATCAGTATATACATTTAatcgataaaataattaaacaggGAATCAAGAAGTCCGATCGTACAGGCGTGGGCACATTATCAGTATTCGGAGCTCATATGAGATATAGTTTAAGAGACGGTAAAAATATATGTCCAcacatatattttcatgtacagtgaaatttcgttttgtgtCAGTctcgccgttctttttactgacactcatacgaaatcggtggttctcgccgagcgtcccatttgaaatatacagggcacgctggaaacctaagagtcataccgtttcaaagtcataagaaacctatgacatacaaacgtgactgacgttcaaacggaagaaatatccgtctccgatataatgttgcacggagagtGTGTCACACATTGTcagctatatcggtgtgagaccagaagaccactattaatccaattacaaaacttctttatttttttatgaaacttttaccaacatattcgtggcatttttctgattaaaatgatatcaaacgcgatataattcaagtaaatataataaattcaaGTAatcaagtaaatatcatcggaattatatcatatttggtttcattttaatcagaaaaatgccacgaatatgttggtaaaagtttcataaaaaaataacgaaaaataaagaagttttctacTTACTTGGAAATGCAAGCTTGGCACTggcatacaacgagatttcactgtatcaCTTGAATTAAGTGCGATATAATAATATTAGAAATGACTTACCTGCTATAGGTGTATTTCCATTACTGACCACAAAACGGGTGTTTTGGAAAGGAGTAGTCGAGGAGCTGCTATGGTTTATAAAAGGATCAACGAACGCTAAAGAATTATCGTCCAAAGGGATTCATATTTGGGATGCAAATAGCTCACGGGAATTTCTAGATTCACTTGGATTTACCAATAGAGAAGAAGGAGACTTAGGACCAGTTTACGGATTTCAGTGGAGGCATTATGGAGCAAAATATCAAGATATGCAAACAGATTACACGGGTCAAGGTAATGATATTTAATATGCTGGTAACCAAACTGCTTTGCAAactaaaatgaaattattttctttggtAAACAGGCATCGATCAATTGAAAAACGTTATAGATAAGATAAAGAATTCTCCCGATGATAGAAGAATAATTATGACAGCTTGGAATACAAACGATATTCCAGAGATGGCATTACCTCCTTGTCATTGTCTTGTTCAATTTTATGTTGGCAACGGGCACTTATCCTGTCAACTTTATCAGAGAAGCGCAGATATGGGTCTTGGTGTACCTTTTAATATAGCATCCTATTCTTTGTTGACTTACATGCTAGCTCATATCACAAATTTGAAGGTTTGATATGTCCTTTATGATTGGATATTACctctggcagaaaatattcgatcaaaattgCAAATATAATTAAATAGTATCGCATTATATATTATTACACATGTATGTATCGTTAAAACGATAGTTGCTCTTATGCTTGTATTAAATAATGCACTGTCCTACTGAATATTTTTTGGCTGGAGCATACTTATTTTGTCTTTCTGCTGTTTTGCTTGGGCTTGTCTTTTTCCTAAATTTCTACAGCAACAAACTGGAGAATCCTTTGGCTGAAACTTCtattttcttgtttatttttAGCCTGGTGAATTTGTACATACGATGGGCGACTGTCACGTATATCTCAATCATGTGTCTGCGCTTGAGAAACAAATAGAGCGCAAGCCGAAACCGTTCCCACGTTTAAAAATAGTTAGGAACGTTCAAGATATTGACGATTTTCTACCGGAAGATTTCGAATTGACCGGATACACCCCACACGCGAAAATTGCTATGGAGATGGCTGTTTAATCGTTTACACGAACAACTACTTCTTACAATTTTCTGCAGAACAGAATCATTGAAAAAGTAAGCATTTCCGATTCAGTTTCCAATTGTAAAGTGAATATAATCCAAGTTATTGTACAATTTCTAACTATATCTATGCTTTATTTcctaataaaaattatacttttaatgAACTCGTatcttaataattgtacatatatacatatatagagatgatacatgtatatatctatatatgtgtatgtatgtatgtatgtatgtttatttatttatatttatatttatatatataccaaTTTCTCTCAGTACCGGTCTTTAATATGGTCCATACGTGTCTGTTACAACTTCCAGTTTCACTCGTTTTCATTGAGTGAAAATCACAATTGATTTATTGCAATGCGTGTCGCATGTgcaaagaaaaaagagagaaagaaagaaagagcacATTTCATAGACGTAACTGACAAGCATGGACGTTAAAAGGCCTTATGTAAACAGTTCTCGAATCtaacaaaaattacaattacatctATACAGCTTTTGAATCCAGTACTTCCTTAAATCGCGTGCAAACGTCTGCTGGGATATTGTTTATTGCATTGTCTGTAGCAGAAAATATGTACTCCTATTGTTTAAAGTAGCATCTTTCAAAGGTATGTATCGATCGTACGTTCACTCTCTTGATTTCAAACAATTCGAGATGTTTTTCAAAAAGGAAAGAGAGGGAAAAAAGATAAAATTTAAGGGAAGTCTCCGGATATCAAGGGCTAACACATTTGTACATCATTCGACTGTGAAGTACTCAATTGATGTAGCTGTTGAGTAACCGCCAAGGTACCACACTCGCTCACCGTAATAATCACCCAAATAACGTCTAAACAAAGAAGGAAATGCAACAAATAATCATCGTTATCGCAATAATTGCATAAGGATTTCTTGATATCAAAAAGAAAGGAAGAACTTACCACCAAAATAAGAACCTGTAGAAGTTTTCATCCTCCATTTACTTTCGTAAGTGATATCAGGAACCGGAGGGCTTACGAGCTCGATGCTCACCTCCATTGTTTCTTTAGGACCTAGAGATAGAACAGGTACCCTCGTACATCCCATTATTATTCCTCCAGTATGTTGTAGACAAACTCCGTCCGGCCATGGTTCTGTACCGCTGTTTTCCACGTGCCATGATTTTCGAAATTTAGTATTGGGTGGCACAGATTCTCCATTGCCAATAGTACTGTCGCATATCAGTGTCATATGAGGGAGTTGAAACGGCGATTCACAGTCGAAATAACTACATATAGCTGCCTGGAGGTTCCTGCAATTACATGGTCATTATAATTTAACGATGGTCGGAGAACAATGGTATTATTGGCTGCTCGAGGAGTtggttttttcttttgtttattatcGTTTATCTCTGACAAAAGCTTATCTCTTTGAAGAAAAGCATTTGAAATTGAGATTTCCATTGctcttagaagaaatatataaGTTATCCTAAATCTAAACTACTCGAAAGCTAGTCGAGAAGATGAAAATTGTTAGTTGTTAGTTGTTCGGAATCGTAGGAACGATAAGGAAGGATCGAATGCATCGAACGCATTGGATCGGTGAACGCGAACTGTCAACACAGAGGTCAGAAGATAACAGATACAAGAGACGTGAACTCTCAACATAAACATGGCGACGTTAGGGTTAGGTCGGGAGAGAAGAGACGATACTCGATCGTCGGTAAGAACGGCAGGCGGGAAGGATAGTGTCTCTCACCAATTATTCATATCGAGGAAAAATCTGGCGGCCGTCTCATTTATTTGGTTGCCAGCGAGCATGCTTTGCAGCTGTTCCACCAGATCATCCTTATCGGTGGTGCTTAGACAGCTGAACTGGCGCAACAAATGATGGTCCATGTCGTTGTCTACGTTCATGATGCGCTTCTTTTTGACTTTGACTGTTTCGATCCTCTACGCTGACGTAACGTAACGTGTCGaagaacgcgaacgcgaacacgGTTCCCGTAAACGTGCCGTAACCCTATTTTCTCCGTTTCTTCGGTAGCGGAATCTTCAACTGGAAAATTTAAATGTCATTCGCCGTGACGTTGTGTGATCGCAGTGCGCCGTGCGGAGCAGCGAGCAGCGAGCAGCGAGTGCATGCATCTACACTACACACTACACACTACACACTATACACTCCAATGGTACACTCCGCGCGAGAATCACGCGAGTCGCGACGCacagtatgtatatatatgtatatgtatatatgtttatatatgtatatataatcgCTGTATAATCGCTTTCTCGGTACAGTCTGTTAAATTGAGGCAAATCCGCGCTCCCGTTTTCTTCGTTCCCTTTGCGACGTGTGCAGCAATAAATTTTGATATTTACGTCTGCCCGATCTGTACATCTTATAACTATTTCTAGACGCTCCACTATATttcttgtttatttttttttcttccggaCACTCTCACACGAATTAACTTCAAACGAAGTTAGATAATTCGGCACGCACGTATATCTTCCACTTTTGACACTGTACCAATCAATTTTCAAGTTGACTCGACAACAGAATCTTTCGACTCCTGGATTTCTAGACTAGATGTATCTTCACCGCTGAGTCTGCGTCTATCCGACTACCGACACTTTTTTTAGTACGATACAGGTATCGGCCGTG
It encodes:
- the Pex16 gene encoding peroxisomal biogenesis factor 16, with amino-acid sequence MVFDKVNSSILKIIEPYRKWVIENPKLLADLEETIQCLSYFTAGRFNNSTLTSELIYSLSNLIVLFNDLLMCSGRHLHLKFPQFKSKIKIWLTVVEYTETLFEISVKKHWGHTGKWFIIITVQIFKAVLRLLLVHVYKERIVKSPPLKPLNRNKLNESEEEKIKEGFKLKRSGTVVRSIRGTNSIHTRTWEPLSPSIHDNLDSSSKLERNIALAESLYIMKPLFHLGCISVTGEKQWPPWLLSLVIDLLSLQIFNKEIKATAFSNEDRRELHRRRAALLLYILRSPFYDKCSRVRIYAFLTALSKNVPFAKLIAEPIKRYLPHWQSTYFYVWSV
- the Ts gene encoding thymidylate synthase isoform X1 gives rise to the protein MSVTLTTSSIDQNGTKYSENENEHEEYQYIHLIDKIIKQGIKKSDRTGVGTLSVFGAHMRYSLRDGVFPLLTTKRVFWKGVVEELLWFIKGSTNAKELSSKGIHIWDANSSREFLDSLGFTNREEGDLGPVYGFQWRHYGAKYQDMQTDYTGQGIDQLKNVIDKIKNSPDDRRIIMTAWNTNDIPEMALPPCHCLVQFYVGNGHLSCQLYQRSADMGLGVPFNIASYSLLTYMLAHITNLKPGEFVHTMGDCHVYLNHVSALEKQIERKPKPFPRLKIVRNVQDIDDFLPEDFELTGYTPHAKIAMEMAV
- the Ts gene encoding thymidylate synthase isoform X2, encoding MRYSLRDGVFPLLTTKRVFWKGVVEELLWFIKGSTNAKELSSKGIHIWDANSSREFLDSLGFTNREEGDLGPVYGFQWRHYGAKYQDMQTDYTGQGIDQLKNVIDKIKNSPDDRRIIMTAWNTNDIPEMALPPCHCLVQFYVGNGHLSCQLYQRSADMGLGVPFNIASYSLLTYMLAHITNLKPGEFVHTMGDCHVYLNHVSALEKQIERKPKPFPRLKIVRNVQDIDDFLPEDFELTGYTPHAKIAMEMAV
- the LOC143359350 gene encoding protein ILRUN → MNVDNDMDHHLLRQFSCLSTTDKDDLVEQLQSMLAGNQINETAARFFLDMNNWNLQAAICSYFDCESPFQLPHMTLICDSTIGNGESVPPNTKFRKSWHVENSGTEPWPDGVCLQHTGGIIMGCTRVPVLSLGPKETMEVSIELVSPPVPDITYESKWRMKTSTGSYFGDVIWVIITVSECGTLAVTQQLHQLSTSQSNDVQMC